The following DNA comes from Alnus glutinosa chromosome 6, dhAlnGlut1.1, whole genome shotgun sequence.
TCTGTCTTATGCTTTCCATATTAATCGTATGGAATTTGAATATATGCAGCATCACAGATAAAAGGGATGTCAGCATACATGCCAGCAAGAGCACAACGTATACACTCCAAGACTGTGAAAAGGTAAGCAAATGCCACAGCTGTCCAGAAGTGCATCCCCACTTTACCCCAGTACACAGCAAGAGGCATCCAACGGCTCACAGTCCCTATCACCTGCAAGGCAATCTCCAACAACATGCCCATTACCACATGAAATCTGAAATAGTGAGGCCATTCCTTCCTTCTCACCACTCCAAGATATGCTGCAAAAAAATATGCCATCAAGAACCAGCTCGGCAACTGCCCAATGGCTACAAGAAATGGGTAAGTTGCGAATTCAAAGTTCTCCAAGAAGGGGTGCAGGTGATATGCTGTCTCAGCATACATCCATGTCTCGTGGAGAGGCATTAAATAAGGGAGGCATGCCAATGCCCTCCACCACCATCTTGGCTTCTTGGTCATTGGAGGGAAGCGGAAACTGCTTGGAACATCCTTCGATGCTCGAGGGGGCATATGGGATTTGCGTCGCCTTGGTAACAAGGGGATTGTGCGTAAAAGGCTACCTTGATCCCCACATAAAAGTGGGGTTGAAGCAGCTGAAAGGTGCAAGAGTGGCTTACCTACAactgaggggaaaaaaaaaaaaaaatttaagaaatttgagAAGCTCCATAGCATTGGATCATCATCTGGATGAGAAATTATAAAGGCTACAAAGAATATAAGACAAAGCCGTTCATGTGCCTATAGCCAACCAAGACTTACCCTCCTGATGAGATCCCCACGAACTCATGCTTGACAATGTGGCCTTAGCAGGCAAACAAGAAATGCATGTGTAGAATGAGCCACGGGCTATGGTGGGCTTACCCGCCCTGGAATTCATAAGATCACGCCCAGAGGGAATTGTGCATCCATTTAGTATCATAGTGAAGTACCTGTTTAATAACCAATATAGTAAGAAGAAAGTTTAGATCAGCACAGGAGGAACAAATAGAAGTGATCATATGCAAGAAGTAACCCTCCCATTCTCTAGTAAACATGCTTCCATTGATAGACACACACTCCTGTGCTGAATACAACCAGAAATGTTGAATAAGAGGATGTATTACCCTTTAAGAAGAGTATCACATAAACATTTACAAGCACTCCAACAATAAGAAAGGCAATCAATCTGATCATATTATACAGCAAGGTCAACAGCCGTGCGTGCATGTATGCATTCCTAAATATAGCAAATGACATATTGCCCATCATAAATGGAGGAAGCCATGCTCTTATTAAAACCACCTATCACACCAATGACCTCCGTTATCGATCTCTAAGCTTTTTAATACTAAAATTGATtcacatgtaccaattttggacAGATGGCCAATACATCATGAACCAAATGCTTCCAAATTCTGTTCACCATCAATAACACCCAAAGACTGATTTGAGAGATGCTATATCAATCTCCAACGGGCGGAGCGGGACATGTATAACAGATATGATGACAGGAATAGGCCACACCAGCATAATGACTTATCAAGCAAACAACCTTTCCGTCTCTCCTCTCTTCTCCCTTCTCTTCTCtcatttctgttttcttttacaTGATATTAGCAACTTTTTAAGCTCGATTGTCAACTTATCGAGCTACTAATATTTtcctaaacccaaaaaaatgtaTCACAAGTTCTCTCTATCCATCTATCTTCCCCTCAGTAGATAGGGAAATGATATACCTTCTGGTAACACAGAGCCACACTATTAAGCAAGCCATCAGTAACATCAAATAATCACAAATGGGTCACTAGAAAGAGGATCCATGCGAAGGCCTCTTCATTTCATTTGCGCTATTCTACCATTTCAACCTCTTCTTAAATTGTAAAACAATACTATACAAGGGAAATACCATAAAACTCATACCCAACTCCAAAAACGAAGTCCcagtatatatacatatagactATGGTGCCAGTGCCAACATTTCCAAAGTCAATAAATACTCAAATGCCGCCATTGTTTGCCAAGCATAATATCACGAAAGTAAACTAAAACCGCTAAAAGAACTTACGGTTAGACCATAACCGTACAGAAAATACAAAACCCAGAACTCCAAACCCCATTTCCGCTTCCAAAATCATAAATAGAGAAATTACCTTGAACCAGAGCCCCTTGAAATGCTACTCTGAAGTCGCCACTTCTAGGGTTCTCCGCTAATTTTTTCTTGACCTCATCGTCTCTGTCTCTGCTCTCTCGGTCCTTTGGATTAATCTGAAATGCGTTATCTGTTTCATATGCTTAGTGGGCTCAGATCCATTCATAGCCGGCCCATAGAGATAAATTTGGGCCAAGTGAAGCCCATATGACCTTTGTGTCGGCTTTTGCAGAAAAAGCGGTACAAAGTAGAACGCGTTGTGCGCACTCCACGTGGTTGCGAAGAAAGCAGGGAGGATTGCCCATTTCCAGGTTTCACTGCCAagaaagagatgagagagagcGAAAGAAAAGTGAAATAGAGAAACGTGGCTCAATTCCCCATAAGTCTCACCCACATTTCACAACACACAGACACAGACACTCGATTCCGTCATATCGATCGGCGCCCCTCTCTGCCGCGAAAAACAACCGAACCCCTACCCCACGCCGTCATATTCACACCGTTAAGTCTGTCTCTACCGAGGAGCTCTCTCTTCTCCAACTTCCTCTGCAACCCTAGCCCAAACGGTGCGTTCCACTTCAAGCATTCTTTTCCatatttttgctatttttggtgcTCACAAAAACCAGTTTTTAGACAGTATGAAATCActaggatattttttttaaaaaaaaaaatttataaaaaaaaaaattgctgttCTTTTTTGATTCAGTTAATCACAAACTTAGATAAAGATGTATCTGTGTGTAtcgatttatttttgttaatttttcctattttattgttaattttatattttgtgatttttgaatCTGGAGTTATTTCTGTAAGGTTAAATTAGGTTGTGATTACTGTAAAATACTTGTGGTTGTGATTTCAGTTAAGGTTAAATTTTGTTGTGGTTTTTGAATTATAGAAACTGGGGAGGAGGTTTATGGACTTTGAGCTTTTAGATCCCATAACCAATAGATGCTTTCCTTTTTGATTTTGAAGTAAATTTTACCCTCAACAAAGACAGGAAATGCTTactatgatttaaaacaactgtTGTTGTGAATTTGGTATATGTAGTCATATTTTCCTCGCGGTTCTGCTTGAATGTTTCTCAATATGCTTGAAAGATATGCTAGACTGTGTTGCTATTTTTGCAGATGAAAAAACTCTTGAGTTTCCTATTTTGACTTAGTTACTCACGTTAGATTTCAGTTTCTACTCAGACTTCCATTGCTATTTTGCCAAATTGTTGTCGTCTTAATATGCTATTTTGAAATCATAAAGACGTAATCACTATGGAAGTACTATGTGATTGGTGTTCCCCCTTAATCTGTTTTCTCAATTTGCTTAACATATCAAAGATGTAATTAATTACTTTTCAAGCTCTACAGTGGCAatgtttaattgtttttcaCCTTGTCTGAGAAGGGTTTTAGATTGTATATTTACCCAATTGGTTTTTTGTTAATATGATTGCTTGTCAGTTATTGATAATCGCTCACGTTATGAGTTATAATTTTCTCTTGCCTTTTCTGTGGAATAACTATAACTGCAATCCTCTGCTTAGAGCTTTGGCTTAGAGGCAGGtttgatattttatatatcTAATTTCTTAAGTTTTTGTGCATTTTTCAGGCTGAAGTAGCATTCCAGCTATTTAGTGAGAAAAATGGTCTGAAGTATGTATCAAattttattgttcttatttatttatttttgtattccATTGCTTCTTTGTTAATGGATGTTTATATTAATAATAGCTTGATGTTGACATTTTTCGGCAAGTCAGGATAAACTAGTCGTCCATTTCGTACTTAGTGCTTCCTCTTGCGGTAGACTTTCTAGTGATTATGGGGTCAGCTTGTTGTGTTGCTGCAAGGGATAAAACCCTCTCCCAAGGAGCTGGAGGTGAAACTTTGCATAGGAATGTCATACATTCACCATCATGGAGCTGCCGGTGGGATAGTAGAGGGCGTGTGGCTGGCGAAATTGAGAATCCGTCAGATCATGTGTCCCATGGAAACAGCAGGAATTATAGCATGGAGTTAAAAGGGTCCTTAGGTTCTGAAAGAGGTCATTTGTCTGATGTGGGAAGCCTCATGGACAATTTTGGAACACCCACCTCTCTGAAGTCTCCAGTTCATGAAGGAGTTGATGTGAATCTGATGACTCCGCATTCAGGTAAATCCTTCAAATGTATAGTTTGCCTGCATCAAAGCAATTTAGACTTTTAAActtcaattattatttctttttttgaaaatcaaactTCAAACCTTTTCCCCCATTTGACCCCTTGTCTACGGTATTTAAgccattttgtctttgaaaactaATTTTTCACACGAGGTACAATGTGTTGAACTATTGGCCTCTGACAAACAAGAAATGCTTTTCAGTTGAAAATATTACCTTGCCTACTCCTTTGATGATGAAAGAGAGACAACAATTCTTTCATGATTGGGCCTTAATAGGAAATCCCGGTGTTGCTGTAACCAGCACATCTGATAGGGGACCATATTATaccttttgtttcaaaatggaTATTAAAGTTGTTACTTCCTTCAAGCAATTGTTGTCTAAGGTGCTTCTGTTTAGGCAGAAGAACCTGCCCAAAGATAGTTGTATTTACTATAGAAAATTACAATACAGAAATATCGTCTATCTGTCTGTGGCAGGATGTGACATTTGTCCCTGCACACACATCACAATTTTGTTATGTTGTAAATTACTTTCATGTTTGTATCATTAATGTATCTGTCTTCCTCCTACTTGCCTCCCCTTTTCCCTTTTGCattgtaattcttttttctttttctttggagtACTGGGCTTACGCAATGCTCCTTTTGGATCCTCCAAGCTGTAAGCTTTTTAGTGGATCTTCATGTGATCATGCTCTTGGCCACCTCTGTTATTGTGCCATGGGAAAAATAACAAAGGGATGATGATGTACAATTTACATCTCACGTCTCTGGATGTAGTGGGGCATAAACCCTTGGTTTGCCTTCCCACTTCCATTTCATATGACACTGGATTAAGGCTTTGCCATTTCCATTTCATATTGTAGTGCAATATCGTGATTTGGTTTGTGGATTGATGTCTTTTGCTGCTTGCACCTTCTGTCCACTGATGTTGTTGTGCTTGGTGCAGATGTGTCCATGGTAAGCAATTTTTCTACAGAGGTAAGTTTGAAGCAAATGTAATTTTGTTTAGTAGAAGTTTTGTAGTTTGCTTCTTATTGCTCAAGCATTTTCTTCCCTCATCCTTAGATTAATGCCTAAGCCTCTTTCATTATCTTTTAGGTGAAGAACTTAGCAGGATCACCAGAAATTGTGGAGTCATCTGCACCAAATCTTTCATTCACCATACCCTCAGTTCTCTCAACACCATCCATCGATACTCTGCCTCCCCATGCTTATCCGCTTCTTCCCAACTCAACACCGTCAAGACGGGCCCGTCGTTCACCTGGACACCAGCTATTGCGGCAGGTCTCTGATAGTCGAATCTTGCGACTGAAATCGCCAAATAACAACTCAATATCTGAAGGAAGGCCGTCTTTTGTACTCTCCACTGGCAGCAACGACCTAGCAACTGGATCCCAATGTGGATCTTCTGATGGCTGGTCAATCCGCACCTTTTCTGAGCTTGTGGCGTCTTCACAAAGAGAAAGGTGGTCTTTTGACAGTGAGCACTTTGGCTCCGGCCATGGCAAGGTAAGTGGATCAAGCAGCAGGTTCTCATGTTCTCCCTCTGTAGAATTGCACTGTTGTGGAGCCTGCTCAAAGCTCCTAACAGAGAGATCTTCATGGAGCAGCCAGAAATTGCTCGTCAGCAATGAGGTCCCAGTGGCTTCCGTGCTGGTCTGTGGGCATGCTTACCATGCTGAATGCCTGGAGACTATGACAGTGGAGGATGACCGGTATGACCCGCCTTGCCCAATTTGTACGGTTGGAGAAAAGGAAGTCTCAAAAATGTCAAGAAAAGCTTTAAGAATAGAAGCAGAGTTGAAGGCAAAGAACTATAAGATATCCAAAAACCGGGTTGTGGATAGTTACCTCGATTGTGATTTTGATGTTTTTGATCGTCAAAAAGATGCTGAACACAAGGGAAAAGTTCCCAAGATGGAACCCAGTTCTAGCACGAGGAATTCATTTGCGAGGCCTTTCTTGAGGCGGCACTTCTCTATTGGTTCTAAGTGGAGTAGGTCCCTTTCAGAGAGTGATTCTGCCAGGAAGAAGGGTTTTTGGGCAAGATATCGCAAAGATTGACCTCTCAAACTGGAAAGTGGTGAGTGAGAACCTCGCTCATTGTAAGATGTGACACTCACCATTTAGGATGTTTCTTCCTTAAAAATGTAGCCTAGCCTCGCTAATAAATTtagtttaaatattatttcttttgagGATTTTCCCTGAAATTTCAGTGGTATGACCCAGCCCGCATGGGAGTCATATGAAACGAAAATTTTGTTGTAGTCATATGAAACGACAGAGAGAGAGGTGTGAAAAACGTGGTTAAACCGATCTCGTCCAGAAAATCGGCTCATTAATAATGTGGATTTAGCCAGCCTTATCAAAAAGGTTTGTGAGAATAATCGAGCTGAatcaatcacttaaaaaaaaaaaattgtctgtcTACTACTTTGTTCTATCATCTTCTTCAACTGGCTTCCATTAAACCCTGTATATTCCTGCTATATACGCAAAAGCCACCGAGGATTTTAGCTAACCTTTTTGCTCCCTTTTGTGCTTGCCAGCAGATTTGCACCCAAATCATACAGGTCAACTAATGCCGCACGAGCTAGCTATAGGTCTCGGGGTCTTGTCGTTCAACTTGGGCGTTCCTCAAAGACAGCGTAGCTTGTTTTCTTTGACTATATATTTCCTAAAGAGAATTATTCATCACCAGTGCATTCACCACGGCCCAATCTGAATTGGCAAGGAAGTATCTAAGACAAAATAATAAGGataaaagggttttttttttttttttttttttttttttttttttttttataaaaaaaaaaaaaaaggattggaagaaatttttttaatatattaaccTGACATgtcttaaaaatatatttgaaaatcacatgttcggttaattatattaaatgtACGTGTTCGGTTAATTGTATTAAATGCATGTAAAAGTTAATTGAATTGCTTTGAGAAAAACTTGGCTTAAATAACAATGTACAACAATCAAACGATTTCAGTAAAGAGGCCGTACTACAggttcccttttcttttttattttctttataatatGAGAAACAAAACGAAAAACACAAACATATGTCATTATATTACCCGACAAAAAAGGTGCAACTATTTGCTGCAAAAACTAGGAATTTTCACGTCCCTAAACAAATCCTACACGGAGATAATTGTGTTGGTAACACCCGTCCTTGGGTGGGTTTCGCTTCTTTCCACTCATCCGTCCGATCACCATCCCAACCTTTTGCTGACTATGAGAACCATGGATTTATTCTTGTGCTTCAAAGTTTGTACACCTGAAAACTGGGATTTTGGAGACTAAGCAAGTATGTGGAGGCAATGCATGATGACGCGGGCCTTATTGATTTTTGGCACGGATGTCAAGAACTTAGGTCACCAGTAAAGGCGGTTAATAGTGCATAAAGTATCTAGAGGATCCAAAcacaattatagaaaaaaaaatatggagaaGAGAAATACAAAGTATTAACAAAAAGCAAAATGTCTACAAATATAGAGAACGTAAAACAATGCAGCAACAGCAAAGAGGCGGAACAGGGGCTAGGAGTCGCGCAACGCCGGCGCATGTAGACCACGCACCAGTGTTGGAAGACCTCTCTCCAGTAGAGGAAGCCGTGGGCTACTGCAAACCATTGACATGAAAGGCGGGGGAAGGCGAGGAGGAGGACTGTGGCCACCATGCGCCGTTGGATGAGAAATAAATGTTGAGGCGTGCAAGCCACGCGTGTCATGCTGGATGTTGAGCAGGAACATAGATCAAGATTTGAAATTGTCGATCCAAGATCTGAACCAATCACGGCGAAAGACACGGTGGAGGAAGGCAGAGAGCCACGAGAGCAGCGTTGATATGTAGAAAAGTTGATAAAGTGCCTTCAAGGAAGACACAGATAGGGTTGGAGATAACTCCAGCAGGCAACAGGATAAGAGCTTCTAAGGAGGCGTtagtagaaagagaaaaagggaTGAGAGAATGAgaaaagggagaggaggagggaaaAGCACAGAGCTTCCCTCCTCCTATGGTATTTGGACGGAAtgaattttaggaatttttagagaaatgagGTTTAGAGAGGAGGAGCGTCTCTCTCTACTTGtaagagttttttaagtttacaAGTGGATGTTAATCATCATATTGTTACACTCAATTATCCATATTCTTTCTACTTCCTTGTTccagcttttttattttttttatatatataaaaaaaaaacatatttattattttgcgtGTGTTCTTTACTTCTCTTGGGCCatcataaattttgaattttgcacaGAAGATATAAGATAATTATGAATTCTCGACTAAAACTAATTAATGAAGTGTTcctttaaatatttttggtgTAAAATTTCTACTAATCCTTCAATATTTGGTTACTTTTGTATGAACAAAGTTCAAAAGAAACTATTATGTTATAATTTGGCTTTAACATGACGATAACATGGTTGATCCTTAATTTTGTCTCTACTTCTCAATTTTAATGTATAAAGTCACCATCTTAAAAGGATATATAcaaactaaattgaaatttttaagaCAGATAATTAATCCAATGGGTGGGTAAGTTTTATAATAACTCTCTATAACCAAATTGTACAAGAATCCTAATCCATCTAATTTGATATCCTGACACCTACTCCATGAGgatcaggatcctctccagttaaGAAGAATTAAAGAGAAGCCAATCGTTTatacacaaaaatatttttataatttcacatCTCTTTCAACCGGAGATGATCCTGATGCACTCCATGAAAGCTACCACTACTACCGGACGAGAACATCTATAAAGTTTTAATAATAGGCTGGCCCAAAAATCACACGAATTGAaagatgaggaaaaaaaaataaaaggagaaatgTCAGAAGTGGGATTTGAACCCACGCCCTCTCACGAAGACCAGAACTTGAGTCTGGCGCCTTAGACCACTCGGCCATCCTGACTGGTTATGCTCAATCTTGgttaaacatattaaaaacatGGTTTTAATGAGTTCACTCTTTTCAAAGACCCTACACAAGCACACATAATCCAATTTTATGGAGTGTGGGACCGTTGGGTGTACACGGAATGGTAGATCAGTCATggacaattttcttttaattttggttggtgaattattttcaacaaaatttttgaaaaattgtatgggaaaattttatattttaaagacACATGTCAGTTTAAcagactaaattattattattattattttcaatcttgtttagaagaaaactttgttcaCTTGAGACCAAATACATTAgcaatatttatataatttatagctTTAAGATCTTTTTAATGGGTAAGCTGCAACAATTTCATGCTTGAAGTCTATTCTTTGGTTAATATTTTGGCTATCAATCAACACAATCTATTAACCGATTGGACCTTTGctcagaaaataataataatagtagtaGCTAACTGGTTATTAAGAAGCAAAAGGACGACTATATATCTAATTCGAGTAATGCTATTATTTACACTAATTGATgtattatgttttaaatgatttttaatgtCAGACACTTTAAGAAAGGCCAACCAgtaaaataaatgtaataaataagtataaaGAGTAGTATTACAAGCATTACATTACTATCTTATTCAGCACGTAACAATGCTACTtctaatgcatttttttttttttttattattattattttgggtaaGCAAAATTTATATCactatttaaaatatgtttttcacatcatttttttaatcctAGACGTAGTCAAGTTCAATCCATCTTTAAGTTTTCccttttcaaataattttcagACCATCCTTAAATATCATCAAGAATGGAGCAATTGTTATTGTCACAACTATTCACTAGAGGCGtctccaaggggtagctcaatcggctagagaccacgcctcatgaagcgaaggttactagttcgaatccccctttcccctcttatgtggacatatcaaaaaaaaaaaaaaaaaaactattcacTAGAGGTCCGCCCATACAGCTGCTCCAGAGAATTTTCAAGCCAAGTCGCCAGTCGCCAGTCCAAATCTTCTATCTCTTCGGTATATACTGTATATCAATGTTGCAGAGGTGTCATAGTGCACTCCTCTCTATAAATGGTTGATAATGCTCTGCAAACCTGATCTATAACTTGGATGGAGAAGCCTCATTCCTAGTTCCTTCTTCACACGAGAATTGGAAACTCGCTTCTCACCTCTTCGACTACCCTGCTCAACAACTGATTCTGATTTCCCGGCGGATTGCTTGATCCGGCCAGGCCACTTcttctcaaccaagtctcctgCATATGCAAAGACTTCTTCCCGAGGGGCTGGGTCGTCATCAACGACATTGTAAACTTTCCTGAAACAAAAATCACAGGCAGTAAGCAAGGAAAGTGTTTCCCGCTGCAAGCATATTAAACAAGGTtggaaattatttaatttagaaCAGAATGAAAAGTTTTATGTGATAGACGGGGTTGAAGAATAAGAATTGGAAAATGCTAAACTTCCAACTATTTTACGACTCTTGATTTGTGTCATCGTGTGATTGGAGaatgttaaaattatttttttagtggcCAATGTGTCTCCAACCACATGCTAACACGTGTTAgaagttgtaaaaaaattgtatgtcTAGCATTTACTTGTAAGAATATATGTGACACATGTGCCTCGTACATGGTGGTCTTTAAGAAAAGAGTGACATTCAAAGTTTATGAATATGCCTTTTACATTATGAGGCCTTGGGATTCCAGTTACTGATTTAGCagaacattttcttttcctgttaAGAAGGAAATAATCCAGATGGAGATTGTTTACCAATATCTTAAATATCAAGAATCTTATTACATTTGTTTTTCTAGCAATCCATCAGAACAGGATAAAAAACGAATGAGAAAATATAGCTGACTTTAGGAAGGCTGATGATTGGAACCTACCCGGGGGAAGGTGTGTCAATACTGGCCTTAAGTGCCTGACAAATGTCCTCAACATGAATTCTGGATGTATATTGCCTGTATACTCTCATCTTCTGACCTTCTGACAATGATCCTTGCTTAATTATTGTATCAACAGCACTGAAATGGAAAATAGTTCACCATAAAAACCAACCTTTAGCATGGAAAATTTGAACCAAAACTTAACTCCATCAGAGCATAGGCTCTAGGCCAAACTGATTTTCTTTAAATGATCGATGAGCTAACAAGAAATATATCAAATGATATTGGCATCATTTCatagcagattttttttttgattgagtACATTTCATGGCAgattttaattacaataaagCTTATAGCATGAAACATCAAGCTAAAACTCATATCGATATTGGTTAAATCCCAATGAAAAGTGACAAGGTGAACTGTTTAGTTAAACTACAG
Coding sequences within:
- the LOC133870349 gene encoding protein TIC 20-I, chloroplastic gives rise to the protein MILNGCTIPSGRDLMNSRAGKPTIARGSFYTCISCLPAKATLSSMSSWGSHQEVVGKPLLHLSAASTPLLCGDQGSLLRTIPLLPRRRKSHMPPRASKDVPSSFRFPPMTKKPRWWWRALACLPYLMPLHETWMYAETAYHLHPFLENFEFATYPFLVAIGQLPSWFLMAYFFAAYLGVVRRKEWPHYFRFHVVMGMLLEIALQVIGTVSRWMPLAVYWGKVGMHFWTAVAFAYLFTVLECIRCALAGMYADIPFICDAAYIQIPYD
- the LOC133870348 gene encoding uncharacterized protein LOC133870348, giving the protein MGSACCVAARDKTLSQGAGGETLHRNVIHSPSWSCRWDSRGRVAGEIENPSDHVSHGNSRNYSMELKGSLGSERGHLSDVGSLMDNFGTPTSLKSPVHEGVDVNLMTPHSDVSMVSNFSTEVKNLAGSPEIVESSAPNLSFTIPSVLSTPSIDTLPPHAYPLLPNSTPSRRARRSPGHQLLRQVSDSRILRLKSPNNNSISEGRPSFVLSTGSNDLATGSQCGSSDGWSIRTFSELVASSQRERWSFDSEHFGSGHGKVSGSSSRFSCSPSVELHCCGACSKLLTERSSWSSQKLLVSNEVPVASVLVCGHAYHAECLETMTVEDDRYDPPCPICTVGEKEVSKMSRKALRIEAELKAKNYKISKNRVVDSYLDCDFDVFDRQKDAEHKGKVPKMEPSSSTRNSFARPFLRRHFSIGSKWSRSLSESDSARKKGFWARYRKD